The sequence CCCCAGGAATCTCATCATGTTCGCTCCAACGCCATCTCTCCATCAAGACGTAGGCGTCCGAATAGCGGGAAGAAATCAGCAGATTCTTGGAAGGAGTTCGCCTGTGAGGGGTTCAAGGAGTCTCAGCCCGCCGGACACAGTTTTCAGAACAACTTCACCTTTTTTCCCCATGCCGCCGATCTTGCCGATTATGCATGAGTTTCTTCCAATCGGGACTGATTTCAGAAAGTGCAGAACATCGTTGACCCCGGCCCCACTCACAACAATCACGGCCTTGCCCTCGCTCGCAAGATACAAAGGATCGATTCCGAGTATCTCTGCAACTGCACGGACAGGCGGTGAAAATTGGATCTTTGCTTCTTCAACGTGGACGGGCAGACCACCTTCAGAAAGCTCGCACAGAATCGTCGCAAGCCCGCCCCTTGTGATATCCCTCATCCACTTGGCGCCCATTTTCCACGAGGGGAGGAAGGAATTCATCGGCTGGCAGTCGCTCTCAACGTTTCCCTCAAACTCGAATTCCCCTCTTGCAACCATTATCGAAACAGAGTGGTCTCCCGGCGGTCCGGTAGTCACAATGAGGTCGCCTTCTTCTATTCTCTCCGGCCTTGCGAT comes from Candidatus Eisenbacteria bacterium and encodes:
- the hypE gene encoding hydrogenase expression/formation protein HypE, with translation MDRISLSLGSGGKLMRDFLNDLILKYLDNDRLNKLWDSAHLEIDGKVGFTTDSFVVTPHFFPGGDIGKLAVAGTVNDLVVSGIKPRFLSLALILEEGFPISSLEIILASIKRTALEAGVEIVTGDTKVVRKGEADGIYVNTAGIGEVIARPERIEEGDLIVTTGPPGDHSVSIMVARGEFEFEGNVESDCQPMNSFLPSWKMGAKWMRDITRGGLATILCELSEGGLPVHVEEAKIQFSPPVRAVAEILGIDPLYLASEGKAVIVVSGAGVNDVLHFLKSVPIGRNSCIIGKIGGMGKKGEVVLKTVSGGLRLLEPLTGELLPRIC